One genomic segment of Nocardioides cavernaquae includes these proteins:
- a CDS encoding SIMPL domain-containing protein, with the protein MDHTTALALKITAFLAVLAVVLLAAFALGHRGAARNGEQTITLAGQGKVTVVPDRATASLGVQVTKPDAKGAMAEADSLQGKVIAALLAAGVEKSDIRTSGLDLQPEYDYEGRGKPTITGYTVTQTVKVTMKDLKKAGDVLSAAAEAGGNATRINDFKLSVGDKDEAMGEARDKAIADARKKAQQFAKAADRELGKVIRITETGSDSGPQPYAQMYAEDSMVTANALKSAPIEPGEQKLSISVKVVWELR; encoded by the coding sequence ATGGACCACACGACCGCGCTCGCGCTCAAGATCACCGCGTTCCTCGCCGTCCTCGCCGTCGTGCTCCTCGCTGCCTTCGCGCTGGGCCACCGGGGCGCGGCGCGCAACGGGGAGCAGACGATCACGCTGGCCGGTCAGGGCAAGGTGACGGTCGTGCCGGATCGGGCGACCGCTTCCCTCGGCGTCCAGGTGACGAAGCCTGACGCCAAGGGAGCCATGGCGGAAGCCGACAGCCTTCAGGGCAAGGTCATTGCCGCTCTGCTGGCTGCTGGCGTGGAGAAGAGCGACATCCGCACGAGCGGACTCGACCTGCAGCCGGAGTACGACTACGAAGGTCGCGGGAAGCCGACGATCACCGGCTACACCGTCACCCAGACCGTCAAGGTGACGATGAAGGACCTCAAGAAGGCCGGCGACGTCCTCAGCGCGGCCGCCGAGGCGGGCGGCAACGCGACCCGGATCAACGACTTCAAGCTCTCGGTCGGTGACAAGGACGAGGCAATGGGGGAGGCGCGCGACAAGGCCATCGCAGACGCCCGCAAGAAGGCCCAGCAGTTCGCAAAGGCCGCCGATCGCGAGCTGGGCAAGGTCATCCGGATCACGGAGACCGGTTCGGACAGTGGCCCGCAGCCCTATGCGCAGATGTACGCCGAGGACAGCATGGTCACTGCAAACGCGCTCAAGTCCGCACCGATCGAACCCGGTGAGCAGAAGCTGTCCATCTCGGTGAAGGTGGTCTGGGAGCTCCGCTGA
- the aroC gene encoding chorismate synthase gives MLRWLTAGESHGPSLTAILEGLPAHVEVTTDDIADSLARRRLGYGRGARMKFEQDEVTITGGVRHGKTQGGPIALVVGNTEWPKWETVMSADPVDPSLLKETGRNAKLTRPRPGHADLVGMQKYDFDEARPILERASARETAARVALGRVASNFLEQATGARIVSHVIELGGVRAPAGLIPAPDDVAYLDNDEVRCLDPDASKQMVERIDQAHKDGDTLGGVVEVVVVGLPPGLGSHVHWDRRLDAKLAGALMGIQAIKGVEVGDGFELAATPGSLAHDEIVTQDGALRRTSGRSGGTEGGMSTGEVLRVRAAMKPIATVPKALRTVDVATGEATVAHHQRSDVCAVPAAGIVAEAMVALVLADAVIEKFGGDSVGETRRNVQSYLDAINFK, from the coding sequence ATGCTTCGCTGGCTCACTGCGGGCGAGTCCCACGGACCGTCGCTCACCGCAATTCTCGAAGGTCTCCCGGCACACGTCGAGGTGACGACCGACGACATCGCCGACTCCCTCGCCCGAAGGCGCCTGGGCTATGGCCGCGGCGCGCGGATGAAGTTCGAGCAGGACGAGGTCACGATCACCGGTGGCGTCCGCCACGGCAAGACGCAGGGTGGTCCGATCGCGCTGGTGGTCGGCAACACCGAGTGGCCCAAGTGGGAGACCGTGATGTCGGCCGACCCGGTCGACCCGTCCCTGCTCAAGGAGACCGGCCGCAATGCCAAGCTGACCCGGCCACGTCCGGGCCACGCCGACCTGGTCGGCATGCAGAAGTACGACTTCGACGAGGCCCGCCCGATCCTGGAGCGCGCGTCCGCTCGCGAGACCGCCGCCCGTGTGGCTCTCGGTCGCGTGGCCAGCAACTTCCTCGAGCAGGCGACCGGTGCCCGCATCGTCAGCCACGTGATCGAGCTGGGCGGGGTCCGTGCCCCGGCCGGTCTGATCCCCGCGCCCGATGACGTCGCCTACCTCGACAACGACGAGGTCCGCTGCCTCGACCCTGACGCCTCCAAGCAGATGGTCGAGCGCATCGACCAGGCGCACAAGGACGGCGACACCCTCGGCGGCGTCGTCGAGGTCGTCGTGGTCGGACTGCCGCCGGGCCTCGGCTCACACGTCCACTGGGACCGTCGCCTCGACGCCAAGCTGGCCGGCGCGCTCATGGGCATCCAGGCGATCAAGGGCGTCGAGGTCGGCGACGGCTTCGAGCTCGCCGCCACTCCGGGCAGCCTCGCGCACGACGAGATCGTCACGCAGGACGGCGCCCTTCGTCGTACGTCGGGTCGCTCGGGCGGCACCGAGGGCGGCATGTCCACCGGCGAGGTCCTTCGCGTCCGTGCCGCGATGAAGCCGATTGCGACCGTGCCGAAGGCGCTGCGCACCGTCGACGTCGCCACCGGCGAGGCCACCGTTGCGCACCACCAGCGCTCCGACGTCTGTGCGGTCCCGGCCGCCGGCATCGTTGCCGAGGCGATGGTCGCCCTGGTCCTGGCCGACGCGGTCATCGAGAAGTTCGGTGGCGACTCGGTCGGCGAGACCCGCCGCAACGTCCAGTCCTACCTCGACGCGATCAACTTCAAGTGA
- a CDS encoding type II 3-dehydroquinate dehydratase yields the protein MKHVLVLNGPNLGRLGRRQPEIYGTTTHDQLGELCRQWGEEIGLVVELRQTNHEGEMLDWLNEAADDATPVVLNAAAWTHYSWAVFDACAQLVAPLVEVHISDPSQRPEEFRHTSVVTPYAARVIAGQGIDGYRQALESIAALTAQD from the coding sequence ATGAAGCACGTGCTGGTCCTCAACGGACCGAACCTGGGCCGTCTGGGCCGCCGCCAGCCCGAGATCTACGGCACCACCACCCACGACCAGCTCGGCGAACTGTGCCGCCAGTGGGGCGAGGAGATCGGTCTGGTCGTCGAGCTGCGCCAGACCAACCACGAGGGCGAGATGCTCGACTGGCTCAACGAGGCCGCTGACGACGCGACTCCGGTCGTCCTCAACGCCGCCGCCTGGACCCACTACTCGTGGGCCGTCTTCGACGCGTGCGCGCAGCTCGTCGCGCCGCTGGTCGAGGTGCACATCTCGGACCCGAGCCAGCGCCCGGAGGAGTTCCGGCACACCTCGGTCGTCACGCCCTACGCGGCTCGCGTGATCGCAGGCCAGGGCATCGACGGCTACCGCCAGGCGCTCGAGTCCATCGCGGCGCTCACCGCGCAGGACTGA
- the efp gene encoding elongation factor P: MATTNDLKNGMVLNIDGQLWQVVEFQHVKPGKGPAFVRTKLKNVESGKNVDKTFNAGTKVETATVDKRTWQYLYNDGTSFVFMDGTTFEQLEVGPEIVGDAADFMLENLDVIIAMNEGRVLYVELPASVELTITYTEPGVMGDSATGRTKPATLETGAEIQVPLFIENGEKIKVDTREGGSYQSRVKS, translated from the coding sequence ATGGCAACGACGAACGACCTGAAGAACGGCATGGTTCTCAACATCGACGGCCAGCTCTGGCAGGTGGTGGAGTTCCAGCACGTGAAGCCGGGCAAGGGCCCCGCGTTCGTTCGCACCAAGCTCAAGAACGTCGAGTCCGGCAAGAACGTCGACAAGACGTTCAACGCCGGCACCAAGGTCGAGACGGCCACGGTCGACAAGCGCACCTGGCAGTACCTCTACAACGACGGCACGTCGTTCGTCTTCATGGACGGCACCACCTTCGAGCAGCTCGAGGTCGGCCCGGAGATCGTCGGCGACGCCGCGGACTTCATGCTCGAGAATCTCGATGTCATCATCGCGATGAACGAGGGCCGCGTCCTCTACGTCGAGCTGCCGGCCTCGGTCGAGCTCACCATCACCTACACCGAGCCGGGTGTCATGGGCGACTCCGCGACCGGGCGCACCAAGCCGGCCACGCTCGAGACGGGTGCCGAGATCCAGGTCCCGCTCTTCATCGAGAACGGCGAGAAGATCAAGGTCGACACCCGCGAAGGCGGCTCGTACCAGAGCCGCGTCAAGTCCTGA
- a CDS encoding shikimate kinase — protein MTTAVGPRVVLIGPMGAGKTTVAHLLADAWGVTARDTDHDIEATAGKPVSEIFVDDGEAVFRALEADAVAAALDTHDGVLALGGGAVLADVTQKNLADHTVVYLQVGLADAVKRVGLGSGRPLLLGNVRARIKQLLDERAPIYAAVATITVETDGRSAEDVAAEIIRLIEEPPA, from the coding sequence GTGACTACTGCGGTCGGTCCTCGGGTCGTCCTGATTGGCCCGATGGGTGCGGGCAAGACGACGGTCGCCCACCTCCTCGCTGACGCGTGGGGCGTGACTGCCCGCGACACCGACCACGACATCGAGGCCACCGCCGGCAAGCCGGTCAGCGAGATCTTCGTGGACGACGGCGAGGCCGTCTTCCGTGCGCTCGAGGCCGACGCGGTTGCCGCCGCGCTCGACACCCACGACGGCGTGCTGGCGCTCGGCGGGGGAGCCGTCCTGGCCGACGTCACGCAGAAGAACCTGGCGGACCACACGGTCGTCTACCTCCAGGTCGGCCTGGCCGATGCGGTCAAGCGCGTCGGGCTCGGCAGCGGCCGCCCGCTGCTGCTCGGCAACGTGCGTGCCCGGATCAAGCAGCTGCTCGACGAGCGCGCGCCCATCTATGCCGCCGTAGCCACCATCACCGTCGAGACCGACGGCCGCTCCGCCGAGGACGTGGCCGCGGAGATCATCCGCCTGATCGAGGAGCCCCCTGCATGA
- the nusB gene encoding transcription antitermination factor NusB, with protein MSARSKARKRALDILFASELRGDDPIKALLTAIADGEGATNPYTGDLVRGVVAHQDEIDELLRGAAQGWTLERMPAVDRNVLRLGVYELLYVDDVADAIAITEAMNLVRDLSTDESPSFVNGILGTIQRARA; from the coding sequence ATGAGCGCACGCTCCAAGGCCCGCAAGCGGGCGCTGGACATCCTCTTCGCCTCCGAGCTCCGCGGCGACGACCCGATCAAGGCCCTGCTGACGGCGATCGCCGACGGCGAGGGCGCGACGAACCCCTACACGGGTGACCTCGTCCGTGGCGTCGTCGCGCACCAGGACGAGATCGACGAGCTGCTCCGCGGTGCCGCTCAGGGCTGGACCCTCGAGCGCATGCCCGCGGTGGACCGCAACGTCCTCCGTCTCGGCGTCTACGAGTTGCTGTACGTCGACGACGTCGCCGACGCGATTGCGATCACCGAGGCGATGAACCTGGTCCGCGACCTGTCGACCGACGAGTCGCCGTCCTTCGTCAACGGCATCCTGGGCACCATCCAGCGCGCCCGCGCCTGA
- a CDS encoding DUF6584 family protein has translation MTDALARARADLAAGRPWKARDRLTGLLTVRQDPELLDLLATVHFEMQDLPAAGALWFATGRTDADALEAIAARLAMQPG, from the coding sequence GTGACCGATGCCCTCGCGCGTGCCCGCGCTGATCTCGCCGCGGGCCGCCCCTGGAAGGCGCGCGACCGCCTCACCGGTCTGCTTACCGTGCGGCAGGACCCCGAGCTGCTCGATCTCCTCGCCACCGTCCACTTCGAGATGCAGGACCTGCCTGCTGCGGGAGCGTTGTGGTTCGCGACCGGGCGAACTGACGCTGACGCCCTTGAGGCAATCGCGGCCAGGCTGGCGATGCAACCGGGATAG
- the aroB gene encoding 3-dehydroquinate synthase, whose translation MSGLSSETTLHVGGASPYDVVIGRGIAGKLPAILGDKVQRVAFLYAAELAELAQPVMDVLRDDYDVLALGLPSGEQTKTADVIFECWEALGEAGFTRSDAVVTFGGGATTDAGGFVAASWLRGVRVVHVPTTLLAMVDAAVGGKTGINTSAGKNLVGAFHEPAGVLVDLDTLLTLPTEELISGFGEVVKCGFIADPEILRLIEADPSAATDPTGEVLPELVQRAIQVKIDVVVDDLKETGGAGSHPGREALNYGHTMAHAIERAEGFTMRHGEAVAIGCVFVAELARLTGHIDDALAARHAETFGAVGLPVSYDNASFEDLLAAMRVDKKSRGNTLRFVVLDEVGSPVVLEGPTEYQLRAAYDVMTGKAAS comes from the coding sequence ATGAGTGGCCTGAGCAGTGAGACCACCCTCCACGTCGGCGGCGCGTCGCCGTACGACGTCGTGATCGGCCGCGGCATCGCCGGCAAGCTTCCCGCCATCCTGGGAGACAAGGTCCAGCGCGTCGCGTTCCTGTACGCAGCCGAGCTGGCCGAGCTGGCCCAGCCGGTGATGGACGTGCTGCGCGACGACTACGACGTGCTGGCACTGGGCCTCCCCAGTGGTGAGCAGACCAAGACCGCAGACGTCATCTTCGAGTGCTGGGAGGCGCTCGGCGAAGCCGGCTTCACCCGCTCCGACGCGGTCGTCACCTTCGGCGGCGGCGCCACCACGGACGCCGGTGGATTCGTGGCTGCGAGCTGGCTCCGCGGCGTCCGGGTCGTGCACGTGCCCACCACGCTGCTCGCCATGGTCGACGCGGCAGTCGGCGGCAAGACCGGCATTAACACCTCAGCCGGCAAGAACCTCGTCGGTGCGTTCCACGAGCCCGCGGGCGTCCTGGTCGACCTCGACACGCTGCTCACGCTGCCGACCGAGGAGCTCATCTCCGGCTTCGGCGAGGTCGTGAAGTGCGGCTTCATCGCCGACCCCGAGATCCTCCGCCTGATCGAGGCCGACCCGTCCGCAGCCACCGATCCCACGGGCGAGGTCCTGCCGGAGCTGGTCCAGCGCGCCATCCAGGTCAAGATCGACGTCGTCGTTGATGACCTGAAGGAGACCGGGGGAGCGGGCAGTCACCCGGGTCGCGAGGCGCTCAACTATGGCCACACGATGGCCCATGCGATCGAGCGTGCCGAAGGCTTCACCATGCGCCACGGCGAGGCGGTCGCGATCGGCTGCGTCTTCGTCGCCGAGCTCGCGCGCCTGACCGGCCACATCGACGATGCCCTCGCCGCACGGCATGCCGAGACGTTCGGCGCTGTCGGACTGCCCGTCTCCTACGACAACGCCTCCTTTGAGGACCTGCTCGCCGCGATGCGGGTGGACAAGAAGTCCCGCGGCAACACGCTGCGCTTCGTCGTGCTCGACGAGGTCGGCTCGCCGGTCGTGCTCGAGGGCCCGACCGAGTACCAGCTCCGCGCGGCGTACGACGTCATGACCGGAAAGGCTGCCTCGTGA